One genomic segment of Besnoitia besnoiti strain Bb-Ger1 chromosome VII, whole genome shotgun sequence includes these proteins:
- a CDS encoding DnaJ domain-containing protein (encoded by transcript BESB_078930), with amino-acid sequence MGRCSQQGDAKAKAAKAAHPGKGRAEKKAKQGEKKEERTCLYALLGVEPTASQSEITKAYRSLALLLHPDKVAHRLEQQAASEETKDKKSFEQLKEEATKHFQELQAAYEVLKDPKKRKIYDETGSTGEETESFEEAYSYYRRVFPEFDFADIDSYREQYLESEEEIQDILDFCDRFDGDLTHFFEYIPFSDKDSLPRYIRILDDLVQTKRVKRSKKFKDTFELLEAQAEKLAALVEKESKQLLKKNAKKKKDDDFESLVLAIESNRKKRAKGAEAFFAQLEAKYGDMDSDEELMLPRAKGKKKEQSGSKRRRKN; translated from the exons ATGGGCCGCTGCTCGCAgcaaggcgacgcgaaggcgaaggcggcgaaggctgcCCACCCCGGCAAgggccgcgcggagaagaaggcgaaacagggcgagaaaaaagaagaaagaacgTGCCTGTATGCCTTGCTGGGCGTCGAGCCGACGGCCTCTCAGAGCGAAATCACAAAGGCAtaccgcagcctcgcgctgctgctccatcCCGACAAGGTCGCGCATCGCCTGGAGCAGcaagcggcgagcgaggagacaaagGACAAAAAGAGCTTCGAACAGCTCAAGGAAGAAGCCACGAAACACTTCCAAGAACTCCAGGCTGCCTACGAAGTCCTGAAAGACCCCAAAAAACGGAAAATCTACGACGAAACAG GCAGCACCGGTGAAGAGACAGAGTCGTTCGAGGAAGCCTACTCGTACTACCGCCGCGTCTTCCCAGAGTTTGACTTCGCGGACATCGACAGCTACCGCGAACAGTAcctcgagagcgaggaagaaatcCAAGATATACTCGACTTCTGTGACAG GTTCGACGGCGACCTGACGCACTTCTTCGAGTACATTCCCTTCAGCGACAAAGACAGCTTGCCGCGCTACATTCGCATTCTCGACGACTTGGTTCAGACGAAG AGAGTGAAGCGGAGCAAAAAATTTAAAGACACCTTCGAGCtcctggaggcgcaggcggagaagctGGCGGCCCTCGTCGAGAAGGAGAGCaagcagctgctgaagaaaaacgc caaaaagaagaaggacgacgacTTCGAGAGTCTGGTGTTAGCTATCGAG AGCAACCGCAAGAAGCGGgcgaagggcgcggaggcgtttTTTGCGCAACTTGAAGCCAAGTACGGGGACATGGACTCAGACGAGGAGCTCATGCTGCCGCGTGcaaaggggaagaagaaggagcagaGCGGTAGCAAGCGCAGGCGAAAGAACTAG
- a CDS encoding putative vacuolar protein sorting-associated protein vps4 (encoded by transcript BESB_078940), with protein MDLAAYQENLDQAVRLSQQATDRDKEGDYAEAFELYKVALDYWNLLCRCQTNALLKEKLYHKMSEYIARAEVLKRFLETQRRLWTSPSHASHGSSSSPFPPLLPPSLRSAHAAACTSASSLPPFPHAAPLTPAVPPRLSESRDFLCAKRDGDRLAGDGCGCASSYRADGELTEGDKIKEKLSTAIVTERPEVRWHHIAGLDAAKEALQEAIILPSRFPSLFTGERTPWRGILLYGPPGTGKTFLAKAVAAEANATFLSVSSADLVSKWQGESEKLVRSLFAMARERRPAIIFIDEVDSMCGARSEGDSDSSRRIKTEFLVQMQGLQNDAPGVLVLGATNVPWALDSAIRRRFERRVYIPLPDLAARLRLVALSLGATPHRLTESHFRALAAETEGFSGADISVVVRDALFQPLRKCRAATHFKRVHHNGAIFLTPCPPADADPTKVEMRLMEVPPDRLLPPDVTVEDFIAVLRHARPSVCEEDIRRHDEWTRQYGVEGQ; from the exons ATGGATCTCGCGGCGTACCAAGAGAACCTGGACCAAGCCGTTCGCCTCTCCCAGCAGGCGACCGACCGCGACAAGGAGGGCGACTACGCTGAGGCCTTTGAGCTCTACAAGGTCGCTCTGGACTACTGGAATCTGCTCTGCCGAT GCCAGACGAACGCGCTGCTCAAGGAGAAGCTTTACCACAAGATGAGCGAGTACAttgcgcgcgcggaggttCTCAAGCGCTTcctcgagacgcagcggcggctgtggACGTCACCGAGTCACGCGTCGCACgggtcgtcttcttctcctttccctcctctgcttcctccctcgctccGCTCCGCtcacgccgcggcctgcacgtccgcttcctcgctgcctcccttcccccacgcggcgcctctgacGCCCGCTGTGCCCCCGCGCCTCTCAGAGTCCCGCGACTTTCTCTGCGCCAAGAGGGACGGCGACCGCTTGGCTGGAgacggctgcggctgcgcaagCAGCTaccgcgcagacggcgagctgACCGAAGGCGACAAAATCAAGGAAAAACTCAGCA CGGCAATCGTCACAGAGCGACCGGAGGTTCGCTGGCACCATATAGCTG GACTGGatgcggcgaaggaggcgctccAAGAGGCGATTATTCTTCCTTCGCGCTTCCCCAGTCTCTTCACAG GCGAGCGAACGCCGTGGCGCGGCATTCTTCTGTACGGA cctccaGGGACGGGAAAGACGTTTCTGGCgaaggccgtcgccgcggaggcgaacgccaCCTTTCTCTCAG TCTCCTCAGCCGACCTCGTGAGCAAGTGgcaaggcgagagcgaaaa ACTGGTGCGCTCCCTGTTCGCCAtggcgagagagcggcgcccgGCGATCATCTTCATCGATGAAGTGGACTCGATGTGCGGAG cgcgcagcgaaggcgacagcgactcTTCGAGGCGAATAAAAACCGAGTTCCTCGTGCAGATGCAAGGCCTTCAGAACGACGCGCCGGGCGTCCTTGTCCTCGGCGCCACT AACGTTCCCTGGGCGCTCGATTCGGCGATTCGACGCAG ATTCGAGCGCCGGGTGTATATCCCGCTTCCGGatctcgcggcgcgtctgcgcctcgtcgcgctctcgctggGCGCCACTCCGCACCGCCTCACCGAGTCGCACtttcgcgcgctcgctgcagagaccgAAGG CTTCAGCGGGGCGGACATTTCTGTCGTCGTCCGCGATGCGCTCTttcagccgctgcggaagTGCCGCGCAGCCACGCACTTCAAGCGAGTGCATCACAACGGCGCCATCTTCCTCACGCCCTGCCCTCCGG CGGACGCGGATCCCACGAAAGTCGAAATGCGCCTGATGGAAGTCCCGCCCGAccgcctgcttcctcctGACGTGACCGTG GAGGACTTCATCGCCGTGCTGCGCCATGCGCGGCCCTCTGTCTGCGAAGAG GACATACGGCGCCACGACGAGTGGACTCGGCAGTATGGCGTCGAAGGCCAGTAG
- a CDS encoding HEAT repeat-containing protein (encoded by transcript BESB_078950), with the protein MREHLAFLEQELVGSPDTPPALRPSQAQQVAALSRLSWICAAMGAADSRALLLPFLESYQDSRRDADEILSVLAAQWRAVARGVAGACTQQKAGADRKTQRGGAGAGEVDREVFEALGRIVASLEVLAAMEEKCIRDEAVTSMLYLLNFFPEFAAQKAFAQRFLLPAAARLAQNESGLFFSRCSAAKLLPALFPLANAAPEHEREGGAGEEEKEKKEKPGAAEEERKPLEDAARRGDERDKVGGRELDRGELKEIFEKLLVNEALLVRRDAALEVPAFVRHWRRVREQTRRREDSSRSAEEAHASELAPNPEGLGDYFLSLLKKMSSETIDFLRAAAVSALIQLALLFPATSSSAYAASFDALAVLPFLSAAVSDASWRVRAVVARALPRLVGVFRRQLFASHFFPFLQQLLRDSALRDVRQEAIRAVGEVAALLSAEEVQQSLVPLLPALIQENSNAGAVAQPMSAVPVIAPPTLASPLNSNSPLLVPVLEVALPVARAAGPAGAQIIMSSLATLANVREEGHVRMLLAQQAGEFCRLVAAKGGRASPESPEAVRLIEGLCAALGPAAGGGDWTLRVQLIEQVVPISSAFGLDFFTKHLQGLFINALSDHVYGVREAAVDACQPLTAEFGSRWAIDVLLPRLREVYFLGGSGRGDARGGSNGFDFFSSLPSQGRLSSSYLERIAVLHAVPKIAASFTTSETETHLLPFILAALKDEVPNVKFTGAEVVRLMVAAKTMPATAYVSKELFPILSALSNDPDVDVRFCCQLALAVARS; encoded by the exons ATGAGGGAACATCTTGCGTTTCTTGAGCAAGAGCTGGTCGGCTCGCCCgacacgccgccggcgctcagGCCGTCGCAAGCGCAGCAA GTTGCCGCGTTGAGTCGGCTGTCGTGGATTTGCGCGGCTAtgggcgcggcggactcgcgggcgctgctgctgcccttcCTCGAGTCTTACCAGGACTCGCGGCGGGACGCGGATGAGATTCTATCGGTGCTCGCAGCGCAGTGGCGCGCAGTCGCGCGGGgcgtggcgggcgcctgcacgcagcagaaggcTGGGGCGGAcaggaagacgcagcgcggcggcgctggggcgGGCGAGGTCGACCGCGAGGTCTTTGAGGCGCTGGGCCGCATTGTCGCGTCGCTGGAAGTTCTCGCGGCGATGGAGGAGAAGTGCAtccgcgacgaggccgtcACTTCGATGCTGTACCTGCTCAACTTCTTCCCCGAgttcgccgcgcagaaggccttcgcgcagcgcttcctcctccctgccgctgcccgcctcgCTCAGAACGAGTCGGgactcttcttctcgcgctgcagcgccgcgaaacTCCTCCCTGCGCTCTTCCCCCTCGCCAATGCGGCACCCGAGCacgagcgcgaaggcggcgccggcgaggaagagaaggagaaaaaagaaaaacctggcgccgccgaagaggaacGCAAGCCcctcgaggacgcggcccgacgcggagacgaacgCGACAAGGTCGGCGGGAGAGAGCTCGATCGCGGCGAGTTGAAGGA GATCTTTGAGAAACTCCTGGTGaacgaggcgctgctcgtccgccgcgacgcagccctCGAAGTGCCGGCCTTCGTGCGGCActggcggcgcgtccgcgagcagacgcgccgccgcgaagatTCGTCGCGTTCCGCTGAGGAAGCCCACGCTAGCGAGCTCGCGCCCAACCCCGAGGGCCTCGGGGACtacttcctctccctcctgaAGAAAATGAGCTCCGAGACGATC GattttcttcgcgcggcggcggtcagCGCGTTGATTCAGCTGGCGCTGCTGTTCCCAGCgacctcgtcgtcggcgtaCGCGGCGTCGTTCGATGCGCTGGCGGTTCTTCCGTTtctgtctgcggcggtgTCGGACGCCTCCTGGCGCGTGCGGGCAgtcgtcgcgcgggcgcttccgcggctggTGGGGGTTTTCCGGCGGCAGTTGTTTGCGTCGCacttttttccttttctgcagcagctgctgcgcgactcggcgctgcgcgacgtGCGCCAGGAGGCGATTCGCGCAGTGGGCGAggtcgccgctctcctctccgccgaggAAGTCCAGCAGTCCCTCGTGCCGCTGCTCCCCGCGCTGATTCAGGAGAACTCgaacgcgggcgccgtcgcACAGCCGATGAGCGCCGTCCCGGTCATCGCGCCTCcgacgctcgcctcgccgcttaACTCTAATTCCCCGCTCCTCGTCCCTGTCCTTGAAGTCGCGCTGCCGGTCGCCAGAGCTGCGgggcctgccggcgcccagATCATCATGTCCAGCCTCGCGACGCTCGCGAACGTCCGCGAGGAAGGGCACGTCCGCATGCT tctcgcgcagcaggcgggcgAGTTCTGCCGCTTGGTCGCGGCGAAAGGcggtcgcgcgtctccggaGTCTCCGGAGGCCGTGCGTCTCATCGAGGGCCTCTGTGCGGCGCTGGGGccggcagcgggcggcggagactggaCGCTGCGGGTGCAACTTATCGAGCAAGTTGTTCCAATTTCCAGCGCCTTT GGCCTCGACTTCTTCACGAAGCACCTGCAGGGGCTGTTCATCAACGCCTTAAGCGACCACGTCTACGGCGTTCGCGAGGCTGCAGTGGACGCGTGCCAG CCTTTGACTGCGGAGTTCGGTTCGCGGTGGGCGATTGACGTGTtgcttccgcgtctgcgggagGTCTATTTCCTCGGAGGatcaggccgcggcgacgcgcgcggcggcagcaacGGCTTCgatttcttctcttctctgcccTCGCAGGggcgcctttcttcttcctaCCTGGAGCGGATCGCCGTCCTGCACGCCGTCCCT AAAATCGCCGCGTCCTTCACGACTTCCGAGACCGAGACCCATCTCTTACCCTTCATTCTCGCTGCTCTCAAG GACGAAGTTCCTAACGTGAAGTTCACAGGGGCGGAAGTCGTGCGGCTGATggtcgcggcgaagacgatgCCCGCGACCGCGTACGTTAGCAAGGAGCTCTTCCC GATTTTGAGTGCCTTGTCCAACGATCCCGACGTCGATGTGCGTTTCTGCTGTCAGCTGGCGCTGGCGGTTGCGCGGTCGTGA
- a CDS encoding hypothetical protein (encoded by transcript BESB_078960) yields MTFFEMDQDEQGCDKDGEEAKADSFDGSSANREADDGPTKSSWGTWEENERQNREAYRQIRRQYLDARMHGAYEDMLTLGELLYSVAHPCVSPAPSVSFPVAVSCEACSPSRREFAPAQLQEPRGGEGGEGDTRAKSARRLRRRADEAVRDREAEEDAQEDAQREAAAGAHKPDEGSRCRIEEESLFFFAEALVACKQLQKAQDLLIERHRELTAGEPSLLALAANILLQADAPADCVALLESYAPAWRTPDNAFRGTLDLVLATALQRLGRSAGALDVLCAFYRREPLQPKVLFALFGSGLLTPDEELRLLRDTCFSESQMWAKHLAVALISASRNEPPESLWKTLNGFPCAARSSSSRAPRPPGLSAAPLTIGAGGCCLRVSDALSYVEAMYPAQHIPPEILYSSVNLTIQAVRAFRRRNAPLAFALATLLLETTLAEALYVLPVYVACCVQLEKVAELHLLAERLEEALEGSSLDAERTALTAALIFAEGSLLLVEGTVTKAVEVLKKARDLPREPLTTPCLLPLGLALAESLCASAPGDPVKPREKAAREKSARAVLRNLAIIFRGNARVQLCLARELRQSLAPAVSLFSPERFEELCLVRTALSLDRRNPATLHECALIAFSEGSFQETLVLANRALLECTYTAETGPLCTPESRAETAGREDKRENENVCGSDVTRGHAADREAADALHKRTFLSSISSQVPPCCFAPDLVHALRGQALLALAQKTLAGE; encoded by the exons ATGACATTCTTCGAGATGGACCAAGACGAGCAAGGCTGCGAcaaggacggcgaagaagcgaaggcggacTCGTTCGACGGTAGCAGCGCCAACCGTGAGGCCGATGACGGCCCTACGAAATCATCTTGGGGAACATGGGAAGAAAATGAGAGACAGAATCGCGAGGCGTACAGACAGATAAGGAGACAGTATCTCgatgcgcgcatgcatggcgCCTACGAAG ACATGCTGACGCTCGGCGAACTTCTGTACAGTGTCGCGCATCcgtgcgtctcgcctgcaCCGAGTGTCTCCTTTCCAGTCGCCGTGAGctgcgaggcctgcagcccttcgcgccgcgagttcgcgcctgcgcagctgcaggagccccgcggcggagaaggtggagaaggagacacacgcgccaAGTCAGCCCGGCgactgcgcaggcgagccgaCGAAGCCgtgagagacagagaggcggaggaagatgcgcaggaagacgcgcagagggaggctgcggcgggagcGCACAAACCTGACGAAGGGTCCCGCTGTCGCATCGAGGAGgaaagcctcttcttctttgccGAGGCGCTTGTCGCGTGCAAGCAACtccagaaggcgcaggaccTGCTCATCGAGCGGCATCGTGAGTTGACGGCGGGTGAGCCTTCCTtactcgcgctcgcggcaaATATTCTG ctgcaggcagacgcgcctgcggactgCGTCGCGCTTCTGGAGAGTTACGCGCCGGCCTGGCGAACGCCAGACAACGCCTTCCGCGGGACTCTCGAC ttgGTTTTGGCAACcgccctgcagcgcctcggccgctCCGCCGGGGCTCTCGATGTCCTCTGCGCTTTCTACCGCCGCGAACCTCTGCAGCCCAAA gTGCTGTTCGCGCTCTTTGGCAGCGGCCTCTTGACGCCCGACGAGGaactgcgtctgctgcgcgatACATGCTTTTCTGAGAGTCAGATGTGGGCAAA GCACTTAGCGGTGGCGCTGATATCTGCCTCGCGGAATGAG CCGCCCGAGTCGCTTTGGAAGACTCTGAACGGCTTtccgtgcgcggcgcgttcttcgtcttctcgagcgcctcgtcctccaggcttgtctgctgcgccgctgaccatcggcgccggcgggtgCTGTCTCAGAGTCAGCGATGCTCTCTCGTACGTCGAGGCGATGTACCCTGCGCAGCACATTCCTCCCGAGATTCTCTACTCCAG cgTCAACCTGACTATCCAGGCAGTCCGCGCGTTTCGAAGGCGaaacgcgcctctcgcgttcgCACTCGCGACGCT ACTGCTGGAGACGActctggcggaggcgctctaCGTCCTGCCGGTCTACGTTGCCTGCTGCGTTCAGCTCG aAAAAGTTGCGGAGCTCCATTTGCTCGCCGAGCGGCTCGAGGAGGCCCTCGAGGGTAGCTCGCTCGACGCGGAACGCACAGCGCTCACAGCGGCGCTGATCTTTGCG gaaGGGAGTCTGCTTCTTGTTGAGGGAACCGTCACCAAGGCCGTCGAAGTGCTCAA gaaggcgcgcgacctgccgcgcgagccgtTGACCACGCcgtgtctccttccgctcggcctcgcgctcgccgaaagcctctgcgcctccgcgcctggcgATCCCGTCAAGCCTAGAgagaaggctgcgcgcgagaagagcgcaCGCGCCGTCCTGCGAAACCTGGCGATCATCTTCAGAGG GAAtgcgcgcgtgcagctgtGCCTCGCGAGAGAACTCCGGCAGAGTCTCGCTCCGGCCGTCTCGCTCTTTTCGCCTGAACGGTTTGAGGAGCTTTGCCTCGTTCGCACTGCCTT GAGCCTCGATCGGCGGAATCCGGCGACTCTCCACGAGTGCGCATTGATTGCCTTCTCCGAGGGCAG CTTCCAGGAGACACTGGTGCTCGCCaaccgcgcgctgctcgagtgtacgtacaccgcagaGACCGGTCCTCTCTGCACCCCCGAatcgcgcgcggagacggcaggGCGGGAAGACAAGCGAGAAAATGAGAACGTGTGTGGCAGTGACGTGACGCGTGGACATGCCGCCGACCGAGAAGCCGCGGATGCTCTGCACAAACGGACTTTCCTCTCCTCGATTTCATCTCAAGTTCCTccctgctgcttcgcgccggATCTCGTCCACGCCTTGAGGGGCCAGGCGCTCCTGGCGCTGGCTCAGAAGACGCTGGCGGGAGAGTGA